The sequence CCGCAGCGGTGATATCACGTGCATAGCGGCCCAGTCCCGGCCAATTGCTGTCATTGACAAATGCGGGATAACCATCATCTGCCGCATCTTTAGCCAAGTCATAACGAATATAGCGGCCGTCATTCAGAAAGAAATATACCCGGTTGCCTCGCCACCGCAATGCAGCCCGAATCTGGGTGGCATAAGCACCGATACCAGGCCAGGTCTGGTCATTGATCGATTTGGGATACCCTGTTTCAACCCGATCCAAGGTTTTGTTGTAACGAATGTAGCGCCCATCGTTCAAGAATAGGTAGGCAATGATCGTGTCCTTACTAAAGCCTGCCACAATTGAATCAGCATAAGCCGCCAAACCAGGCCAAGTCGAATCGTTCACTGCTTTGGGGTAGCCCGACTCCGCTCGGTCAAGTATCTGGTTGTAACGCACATACACACCCCCTTTCAAGAAGTAGTAAGAGCGCCCCACATCCCAATCCAACGTCGCCTGGACCTCACGCCGGCTTAAGCGAATGGATGTCACATTGCCGTTCAGTATGGCACTGTAATCCACTTCACCTTGTACCGGGATCGGATCCTTCCAACTCATTTGCCCAGCGGGCGCAACACCTGCAAACAGGCCATTACGCAACATGGTAACGGTACCCTCATCAGCAGCATACCAGCGCAGATCAACATCTGGATGACGTGCCGGCATCAGCTTGCGCACCCCTGTCTCACCCAACATCGGTACACCATCCAGCAACCATTCGGCCAGTAAAGGAATGCCTAGGTGCCGCAGAATGGTCGGTGCAATCGATGTCTGGGCTGGACGACCATAAATACCATCAAAGTCGCGATTCTCCAGGTTCGGTACAACCTCGTTGAACTCACGATTCAAGGGCTTGTTGCTGGCAATAAACGCGGTTTTTTCATGCTGGGTTTGTGCACCATGACCACAGCCTGCAGCATCACGCCCATGATCCGTAGTGACCATGACCAACCAGTCCTCTCCCTGAGCCTGCCGCATCGCCACCGCATCCAATATCTGGCCCAGTCGACGATCACTGTCTCGCAATGCCTGATCATAAACCGGACCAAAACAGGTACCATGACCCGCATGATCAGGTGCATCCAAATGAACAAAGGTGAAATCGGCAGCGGTAGTATTGATGATCTCGATCACTTTGTCCGCTGCAGCCTGATCGCTCAAACCAGACAAAGTCACATTATTGCCCGTGACATCATTGCGAAAGTAATGCTGATTGATGCTACCCCAATTGGTAATGCTGGCAATATGAGCCTGTGGACGAGCATCACGAATTCGCTTGAACAGACTTGGGAAATCTGGATTCGCCAATACGGGATCGTTGCTGTAAACATGGTGCTTGCTGGCCCATACTCCGGTCAAAATGGTCGACCAACCAGGTCCACTGACCGTTGCCTGCTGCAAACTACTGCCAGTGACCCCACCGGTATAACTTGGAACATGATACAGCCTGGCGAAATTGACCGGCGACACCGCCAGCAGCTTCTGATACTGCACACCATCAATACCAACCAGCAGCGCCTTAGAGCCCGCCTGCGCCAACATGGCCAAGATAGCAAACGAAATACCCAGCCCGATTCCAGCAATACGTCGACGATGCATTATGTCACCCCGCTTTGTTGTGATGTCTCAACGGAGCCCGAGTGTGAAATGAAGGAGTGAATATCGGGTTTTGCCGTAACCTGACCACCCCCATTGCCCAATACCCATCACACGGGCTACACGATGTAATGATTCAAGCAATTGCAATGGCCAGATCAATACACCGTTAATTTTTAGTGCATCGTTATGAAAAAATCAGGAAGGGAATACTGGAAAGCCGGAAACACCGATGTGGCGCGGAATTAGCACGCTGTGAAGGGAATCGTCACTGATGCAACTGCCATAGCAGTGATTACACTACGACAACTGAGTCGCAAGCTCCGCCACCACGCGATTGCGACCTTGGTGCTTAGCCTGATAAAGCAATTGATCCGCTGCGGCCAGTGCGTGTTGAAAGGCATTGCTGACAGGCCATTGCGTCAGGCCAATACTGAGCGTAACAGCCAAATCCGGGTGTAACTCATACCAGGGGTAAGCAGCGACACAATCACGAATCTGCTCGCAGATCGCCACACCGGTACTGAATGGCACATCGAACAGCAACAACGCAAATTCCTCACCACCAAACCGAACGGCAATGTGCTCATTGGCCACCTGGCGGCGTAATACCTGAGCAATCGCTTTCAATACATCGTCGCCCAGCGGATGACCAAACCGATCATTGATCTGCTTGAAATGGTCGACATCGGCAACTGCAATCAATACCAAGTGATCGCCACGACGGGTCAACGCACTTTCATCCGCCACGCGTAGTTCCAGATAACGTCGATTATGCAGACTGGTCAATGAGTCAGTAATGGCGAGTTGGCGAAACTCAGTTACCAGACGCGATTTTTCCTGATCTGCCTGTATCAACTCACGGCTGACCCGCGTCAGCTCCTCGTTAGCCGCGGCCAAATCGGCATGGGAACGAGCGAGCACCTCATTTTGTGCTCGCAGCAATTCCGCCTCTTTACGAGCAATGTCCAGCTCAAAACCAATACGCAAGACAGACAGCCTGCTATCGAATGACTCTTGCTCCAGTTCCCGGTACAACTCGTGGTAACGTTCAAACCAGTTGAAAGCCGATGCAAAATCACCGCGTACTTTGGACAAAGCCGCATAATGCCGATACAGAATCAGTTCCTGTCTCCTGGAGCGGGTTTCAATCGCTACTTCCAGTGCCCAACCCAACTCAGTGTTTGCCTCTTCATAGTGACCACAATCCATCAGTGCTTCCACCAACGAGACTCGTCCGCTAAGCGCACTGGCCAGATCACCACTTTCCTGCAGTGCCAGAATTGCATCACGTAAGGCAGCCAACCCATTGCCACGCAAGCCACGATGCTTGATGCGGAAACAGGCCAGATTCAGGCTTGCTACCGCATCGCGACCGGGTAATTGATGCTGGATTGCCACTTCACCGGAGCGGATGAATGCTGACTCCGCCGCATCCAACTCTCCCAATTGATCCAGGCAAATCCCCAAAGACGACAATGTGATGGAAAGATGGCGCCACCAATGGCGTTGCTCGCATTCGGCAATCAATTCCCGATAGTGCTTCAGTGCCTCGCTGGCTCGGCCAATGGCCAAGTAAGTAGAGGCCATACCGTGCAAGACCGACAGTTTTTCCTCGATCCAGGCCGGTGAGCCATCTAGGCACTGGTAAGCCTGGGCCAGCAACTCCACCGCTGTTTCATAATTGGCACTCTGCTCATGAGCCAGCCCCAATCCCCGCAAAGCCAACCCTTGCTCACGCAAGGCATTCACATAACGGGCCAAGCCCAGTGCATGATCGAAATCAGTCAAGGCTGCCTTCAACGAGCACATGGATAGCTGTGCCATGCCCCGCCAATAAAGGGCTTCGGCACAGGCCTGCAGATCATGGGCCTGCTCTGCCAGCGCGTGTACCTCACTCGCCAACTGACATGCCTGTGCCGGTTCTACGTTGTGCTGGAATTTAAGTTGCTGGAACAGCTCACGATAAGGGGTTGCTGACTTTGACATCGTTTACCTGACATCATGATTGAACAGAAAGGAACAGCAGACACCCACATTGTCTGACAATGCAATCCAGCCATCATACCATTCCTGTCTATTCACCCTGTTACACTCCTGGCTCCCAGACCGAATCCCATCGGCTCATGCGCCTGCCTGCAGCATGCGCTTCAAGTAATGACCGGTGTAACTACCCGGGCTGTCTGCAACCTGCTCAGGTGAGCCCGTTGCAATGATCTGCCCCCCCCCTTCGCCACCTTCCGGTCCCAGATCGATGATCCAATCCGCCGCCTTGATCACATCCAGATTATGTTCGATCACCACCACGGTGTTGCCGTGGCTGGCCAGTCGCTGCAATACCGTCAGCAGCAGATCGATATCATGGAAATGTAACCCGGTAGTCGGCTCATCCAGAAT comes from Chitinivorax sp. B and encodes:
- a CDS encoding alkaline phosphatase family protein is translated as MHRRRIAGIGLGISFAILAMLAQAGSKALLVGIDGVQYQKLLAVSPVNFARLYHVPSYTGGVTGSSLQQATVSGPGWSTILTGVWASKHHVYSNDPVLANPDFPSLFKRIRDARPQAHIASITNWGSINQHYFRNDVTGNNVTLSGLSDQAAADKVIEIINTTAADFTFVHLDAPDHAGHGTCFGPVYDQALRDSDRRLGQILDAVAMRQAQGEDWLVMVTTDHGRDAAGCGHGAQTQHEKTAFIASNKPLNREFNEVVPNLENRDFDGIYGRPAQTSIAPTILRHLGIPLLAEWLLDGVPMLGETGVRKLMPARHPDVDLRWYAADEGTVTMLRNGLFAGVAPAGQMSWKDPIPVQGEVDYSAILNGNVTSIRLSRREVQATLDWDVGRSYYFLKGGVYVRYNQILDRAESGYPKAVNDSTWPGLAAYADSIVAGFSKDTIIAYLFLNDGRYIRYNKTLDRVETGYPKSINDQTWPGIGAYATQIRAALRWRGNRVYFFLNDGRYIRYDLAKDAADDGYPAFVNDSNWPGLGRYARDITAAVKWDDSRGYFFLTGRRYIRYNIPSDKVEAGYPRMVDNQTWPGLGLQ
- a CDS encoding tetratricopeptide repeat-containing diguanylate cyclase encodes the protein MSKSATPYRELFQQLKFQHNVEPAQACQLASEVHALAEQAHDLQACAEALYWRGMAQLSMCSLKAALTDFDHALGLARYVNALREQGLALRGLGLAHEQSANYETAVELLAQAYQCLDGSPAWIEEKLSVLHGMASTYLAIGRASEALKHYRELIAECEQRHWWRHLSITLSSLGICLDQLGELDAAESAFIRSGEVAIQHQLPGRDAVASLNLACFRIKHRGLRGNGLAALRDAILALQESGDLASALSGRVSLVEALMDCGHYEEANTELGWALEVAIETRSRRQELILYRHYAALSKVRGDFASAFNWFERYHELYRELEQESFDSRLSVLRIGFELDIARKEAELLRAQNEVLARSHADLAAANEELTRVSRELIQADQEKSRLVTEFRQLAITDSLTSLHNRRYLELRVADESALTRRGDHLVLIAVADVDHFKQINDRFGHPLGDDVLKAIAQVLRRQVANEHIAVRFGGEEFALLLFDVPFSTGVAICEQIRDCVAAYPWYELHPDLAVTLSIGLTQWPVSNAFQHALAAADQLLYQAKHQGRNRVVAELATQLS